A single Ptiloglossa arizonensis isolate GNS036 chromosome 2, iyPtiAriz1_principal, whole genome shotgun sequence DNA region contains:
- the LOC143155356 gene encoding uncharacterized protein LOC143155356: protein MPRGKFTGHKGRNRHFTNPEELEEQRRQEEIKFHMRRCKEGDESSSDEGGEESKSPFESGSDSNSESDSESESKAEGKAKGVENLIQVENPNRVQKKTKKLSELNKSLDFGKPELSRKEREQLEKQRAYANYQKLHAAGKTDEARADLARLAIIKQQREEAAKKREVEKKQKELAQQKKTELTQKALGKKS from the exons ATGCCGCGCG GTAAATTCACCGGTCACAAAGGCCGGAATCGCCACTTTACGAATCCCGAGGAGTTGGAGGAGCAGCGACGTCAGGAGGAAATAAAATTCCATATGAGA AGGTGTAAAGAAGGTGACGAAAGCTCCAGCGATGAAGGAGGCGAAGAATCCAAAAGCCCTTTTGAAAGTGGTTCAGACAGTAATAGTGAAAGTGACTCGGAATCAGAGTCTAAAGCAGAG GGAAAGGCGAAAGGTGTAGAAAACTTAATTCAAGTTGAAAATCCAAATAGGgtacaaaagaaaacaaaaaaattatcaGAATTAAATAAGTCTTTAGACTTTGGAAAACCAGAATTATCTCGAAAAGAacg AGAGCAATTAGAAAAACAGAGAGCGTATGCTAATTATCAGAAACTACACGCGGCAGGTAAAACTGATGAAGCTCGTGCAGATCTAGCACGATTAGCCATAATTAAACAACAACGAGAAGAAGCGGCGAAAAAACGAGAAGTTGAAAAGAAGCAGAAGGAACTTGCTCAGCAGAAGAAGACGGAGCTTACACAAAAAGCACTCGGCAAAAAATCCTAG
- the Frj gene encoding membrane bound O-acyltransferase domain containing farjavit produces MQLLIDVIYSAILLSCVFVGFLYKKIEDIYVKQWICTILGFILAIFVSEGHVIHPVISTVINAIIITKLPPKKCHLASFFFSFFYLLIISRLGDCVGLPTPPSHTNLILMILTLKLSGLAFEINAAATASPNDPEGVNSEALQNIGFLDVFHYAFSYMGILTGPYYRYRTYWDHLHRPFSKYADPWPLTLYKLKQTACFVVLYLVTSQLYPTRYVMTEEFATRAFLYKYFYMYPTFLTFKLRMYIGMALAECACQMAGLGAYPVQSKPVVGLGPRDYKTIETLSTTPEKLKDEEFNFDTVYNMNVWKLEKCHSTRMAMKSWNACIQYWMGVYVYKRFPYKSLRTLATFTLSAAWHGWSAGYYICICQIPLFLMSEDIGMKFYQQSKENSLARKGWQLLLWYEKTTCMAYLGVPFLLLDFEESIHYYKSVYFSGHIVAIALYIIFRFLKPFILHTHRE; encoded by the exons ATGCAGCTCTTGATAGATGTCATTTACAGTGCTATACTTTTATCTTGTGTATTTGTTggttttttgtataaaaaaatcgaAGACATCTACGTGAAGCAATGGATCTGTACAATCTTGGGTTTTATTTTGGCTATATTTGTTTCCGAAGGTCATGTAATTCACCCTGTGATCTCTACTGTGATTAACGCCATTATCATAACCAAGCTCCCACCAAA gaAATGTCACCTGGCTagctttttcttttcatttttctatctACTTATCATATCCAGATTAGGAGATTGTGTCGGTTTACCCACACCACCATCTCATACAAACCTCATACTTATGATATTAACGTTAAAATTGTCTGGCCTAGCATTTGAAATAAATGCAGCTGCCACTGCATCACCTAACGATCCAGAGGGAGTAAATTCTGAAGCTTTACAAAATATTGGATTTTTGGATGTATTTCATTATGCGTTTAGTTACATGGGAATCTTGACTG GCCCATATTATCGATACAGAACATACTGGGATCATTTACATAGACCATTTTCCAAATATGCAGATCCATGGCCTCTCACATTGTACAAACTTAAACAAACTGCTTGTTTTGTTGTATTGTATCTTGTGACGAGTCAATTGTACCCCACCAGA TACGTTATGACAGAGGAATTTGCAACACGGGCTTTTCTATATAAATACTTTTATATGTATCCCacttttcttacttttaaattaaGAATGTATATTGGTATGGCTCTTGCCGAATGTGCTTGCCAGATGGCTGGACTTGGAGCTTATCCTGTACAATCCAAACCAGTAGTAGGATTAGGACCACGAGATTATAAAACCATTGAAACTTT ATCTACAACACCTGAAAAATTGAAGGATGAAGAATTTAACTTTGATACTGTATACAATATGAATGTTTGGAAGCTGGAAAAATGCCATTCAACTCGAATGGCTATGAAATCATGGAATGCTTGTATTCAATATTGGATGGGTGTTTATGTATATAAAAGGTTTCCATATAAAAGTTTACGAACTCTTGCCACTTTTACACTTTCTGCTGCTTGGCATGGTTGGTCAGCTGGTTATTATATCTGCATTTGCCAAATTCCTTTATTCTTAATGAGCGAGGATATAGGTATGAAATTTTATCAACAGTCTAAAGAAAATAGCTTG GCCAGAAAAGGATGGCAGTTGCTCTTGTGGTATGAGAAAACAACCTGCATGGCATATTTAGGAGTACCATTCCTGTTGCTAGATTTCGAAGAATCAATACATTATTATAAAAGCGTATATTTTTCTGGACATATCGTAGCAATTGCGCTTTACATCATTTTTCGCTTTTTGAAACCCTTTATTCTACATACCCATAGAGAGTAA